Proteins encoded within one genomic window of Streptomyces sp. NBC_01314:
- a CDS encoding DUF6126 family protein translates to MTDLEEKFPRALWVRLIIYIAVGHVFAAFVYLLFEVGAKQ, encoded by the coding sequence ATGACCGACCTGGAAGAGAAGTTCCCCCGTGCCCTGTGGGTGCGGCTCATCATCTACATCGCGGTCGGCCATGTCTTCGCGGCCTTCGTCTACCTGCTGTTCGAGGTGGGCGCCAAGCAGTAG
- a CDS encoding tyrosine-protein phosphatase, whose product MTQQIPSTEPELTGVRNFRDVGGLPTVDGRRVRHGVLFRSGHLAHATDEDTAFLASLDLHTVFDFRNAADQKLEGPDVELPGVLNVNLPLSDPADGAEFWKMVRDGDLDQLRALLDDGKGAGRMIASYRTIIKHRTAEHSRVLHALAEDSVPALMHCAAGKDRAGLSIAITLLALGVEREAIVTDYLESNAKHRRYRVHRSSTSASAWSPEIMELLSPLFDARAEYLQAAFETIDETWGDVDTYLEKGLKVTPEIRGRLSERLLD is encoded by the coding sequence GTGACGCAGCAGATCCCGTCGACCGAGCCCGAGCTGACCGGAGTGCGCAATTTCCGCGATGTGGGCGGTCTGCCGACCGTGGACGGCCGTCGGGTGCGTCATGGGGTGCTGTTCCGCAGTGGCCATCTCGCGCACGCGACCGACGAGGACACCGCGTTCCTGGCCTCCCTGGATCTGCACACGGTCTTCGACTTCCGTAACGCGGCCGACCAGAAGCTGGAGGGCCCGGACGTCGAGTTGCCCGGCGTGCTCAATGTGAACCTGCCGCTGAGCGACCCGGCGGACGGCGCCGAGTTCTGGAAGATGGTCCGCGACGGCGACCTGGACCAACTGCGCGCTCTGCTGGACGACGGCAAGGGCGCCGGCCGGATGATCGCCTCCTACCGGACGATCATCAAACACCGCACGGCCGAACACTCCCGTGTGCTGCACGCGCTGGCCGAGGACAGCGTGCCCGCGCTGATGCACTGCGCGGCGGGCAAGGACCGCGCGGGCCTCTCCATAGCCATCACGCTCCTAGCTTTGGGCGTCGAGCGCGAGGCCATCGTCACCGACTATCTGGAGTCGAACGCCAAGCACCGCCGTTACAGGGTGCACCGCAGCAGCACCTCCGCGAGCGCCTGGTCCCCGGAGATCATGGAGCTGCTGAGCCCGCTCTTCGACGCCCGCGCCGAGTACCTCCAGGCGGCCTTCGAAACGATCGACGAGACCTGGGGCGATGTGGACACCTATCTGGAGAAGGGCCTGAAAGTGACTCCGGAGATCCGGGGCCGGTTGAGCGAACGTCTGCTCGACTAG
- a CDS encoding aspartate aminotransferase family protein, translating into MTTVDSAADAEEFDLGRLLAERGAERYELHARHLNHQLPRMLHTIGFDKVYERAEGAYFWDADGNDYLDMLAGFGVMGLGRHHPVVRKALHDVLDANLADLTRFDCQPLPGLLAEKLLAHSPHLDRVFFGNSGTEAVETALKFARYATGRPRVLYCDHAFHGLTTGSLSVNGEDGFRDGFAPLLPDTAVPLGDLDALARELKKGDVAALVVEPIQGKGVHEAPPGYLRAAQELLHRHKALLIVDEVQTGLGRTGDFYAYQHEDGVEPDLVCVAKALSGGYVPVGATLGKEWIFKKVYSSMDRVLVHSASFGSNAQAMAAGLAVLSVMENEEIVAGARATGELLRARLAALVDKYELLSDVRGRGLMIGIEFGRPKSLKLRSRWAMLQAARKGLFAQMVVVPLLRRHRILTQVSGDHLEVIKLIPPLVIGEREVDRFVEAFTEVMDDAHGGGGLMWDFGTTLVKQAVAHR; encoded by the coding sequence ATGACCACCGTGGACTCCGCCGCCGATGCCGAGGAGTTCGACCTCGGCAGGCTCCTGGCCGAGCGCGGCGCCGAGCGCTACGAGCTCCACGCCCGGCACCTCAACCACCAACTCCCGCGCATGCTGCACACCATCGGCTTCGACAAGGTCTACGAGCGGGCGGAGGGCGCGTACTTCTGGGACGCGGACGGCAACGACTACCTGGACATGCTCGCCGGGTTCGGGGTGATGGGGCTCGGCCGTCACCACCCCGTGGTCCGCAAGGCGCTGCACGACGTGCTCGACGCGAACCTCGCCGACCTGACCCGCTTCGACTGCCAGCCCCTGCCCGGACTGCTCGCCGAGAAGCTGCTCGCCCACAGTCCGCACCTGGACCGGGTGTTCTTCGGCAACAGCGGCACGGAGGCCGTCGAGACGGCGCTGAAGTTCGCCCGGTACGCCACCGGCAGACCGCGCGTCCTCTACTGCGACCACGCCTTCCACGGGCTGACCACCGGCTCCCTCTCCGTGAACGGCGAGGACGGCTTCCGCGACGGCTTCGCGCCGCTGCTGCCCGACACGGCCGTACCGCTCGGTGATCTCGACGCGCTGGCACGGGAGTTGAAGAAGGGCGATGTCGCCGCCCTCGTCGTCGAGCCCATCCAGGGCAAGGGCGTGCACGAGGCGCCGCCCGGATATCTGCGCGCCGCGCAGGAGTTGCTGCACCGGCACAAGGCGCTGCTGATCGTCGACGAGGTGCAGACCGGGCTAGGGCGGACCGGGGACTTCTACGCCTACCAGCACGAGGACGGGGTCGAGCCGGACCTGGTGTGTGTGGCGAAGGCGCTCTCCGGCGGTTATGTCCCCGTCGGCGCGACCCTCGGCAAGGAGTGGATCTTCAAGAAGGTCTACTCGTCCATGGACCGCGTCCTCGTCCACTCGGCGAGCTTCGGCTCCAACGCCCAGGCCATGGCCGCCGGGCTCGCCGTCCTGTCGGTCATGGAGAACGAGGAGATCGTGGCGGGCGCCCGGGCCACGGGTGAGCTGCTGAGAGCCCGGCTCGCGGCCCTGGTCGACAAGTACGAGCTGCTCAGCGACGTACGCGGCCGGGGGCTGATGATCGGCATCGAGTTCGGCCGGCCCAAGTCGCTGAAGCTGCGCAGTCGTTGGGCGATGCTCCAGGCGGCCCGCAAGGGACTGTTCGCGCAGATGGTCGTCGTACCGCTGCTGCGACGGCACCGCATCCTCACCCAGGTCTCCGGCGACCATCTGGAGGTGATCAAGCTGATCCCGCCGCTGGTCATCGGGGAACGGGAGGTGGACCGGTTCGTCGAGGCGTTCACCGAGGTGATGGACGACGCGCATGGCGGGGGCGGACTGATGTGGGACTTCGGCACGACACTGGTGAAGCAGGCGGTGGCCCACCGATAG
- a CDS encoding helix-turn-helix domain-containing protein: MSPSEGTDPPEPPPGGKLPAVAPQLRALRRRAALTLEAAARAAGLSPAHLSRLETGQRQPSLPMLLALARIYGTTVSELLGETVAERDAVLRAPDMEPTRAGGWTYWQAGASGRGMQALRVHVPYGSQGDIVRVHPGEEWLYVLKGRLRLRLGDTAHQLAPGDSAHFDSLTPHRIAAADHDGADLLFVHTLLQSPTAALCLGPIPPGETP; this comes from the coding sequence ATGAGCCCCTCCGAGGGTACGGACCCTCCCGAGCCTCCGCCGGGCGGGAAACTGCCCGCTGTCGCCCCGCAGTTGCGGGCCCTGCGCCGCAGGGCCGCCCTCACCCTGGAGGCCGCGGCCCGTGCCGCCGGGCTGTCGCCCGCACACCTCTCCCGGCTGGAGACCGGGCAGCGTCAGCCCTCGCTGCCGATGCTGCTCGCGCTGGCCCGTATCTACGGTACGACCGTCTCCGAACTGCTCGGTGAGACCGTGGCCGAGCGGGACGCCGTGCTGCGCGCGCCCGACATGGAGCCCACCCGGGCCGGCGGCTGGACGTACTGGCAGGCGGGCGCGTCCGGGCGCGGGATGCAGGCGCTGCGCGTCCATGTGCCGTACGGCTCGCAGGGCGACATCGTGCGGGTGCATCCCGGTGAGGAGTGGCTCTACGTCCTCAAGGGGCGGCTGCGGCTGCGCCTCGGGGACACCGCGCATCAGCTGGCGCCGGGGGACAGTGCGCACTTCGACTCCCTGACCCCGCACCGCATCGCCGCCGCCGACCACGACGGCGCCGACCTCCTGTTCGTCCACACCCTTCTGCAGAGCCCGACCGCCGCGCTGTGCCTCGGGCCGATCCCACCCGGAGAGACCCCATGA
- a CDS encoding alpha-galactosidase, whose protein sequence is MLEIGADGRTWLLTGPRSGYALRLTENDELLHLHWGPRIALADAEELAARQQLPYWPFEAPVDGHEEYPVEGGPRFARPALSVRTDERRGTEWTFREYEADGDELRLRFADDGLGITLHYRMRDDVIERWVTLANDGPEVELLRADSATWTLPPRAEEAAWRLSQLHGRWAAESRLVRGDLTYGEKVIGSRRGHTGHQHLPWVALDTDATEERGEVYGCALGWSGSWRIAVAQLPDARVQITGGAGYDESGLLRLDTGETFTTPVFAGLWSDGGHGGASRAWHAYQRTYVIPDADQDRPVLFNSWEATEFDISEEQQGTLARRAAAIGVELFVVDDGWFGARTSDRAGLGDWTPNPDRFPKGLKPLADYVRTLGMQFGIWVEPEMINPDSELYRAHPEWAQFQPGRKRTELRNQLVLNLAREDVQEYLWERLDTLLSSAPIDYVKWDFNRCFTDAGWPGEPYPQKLWVEHVRAFYALLDRLRAAHPGVAFESCSGGGGRIDLGVMARTDQVWTSDNTDPLDRLAIQHGFSQIHPARTMAAWVTDSPNNQLNGRVSTLRFRFVSAMAGVLGVGGDLTEWTEEELAEAGSWVELYKEIRPVVQRGDLYRLRPPTGGLSAVQYVHGDEIVVLAWLQAQHYGEAPAPLRLRGLDPTETYECRETGESHRGAVLLHHGLRTGLRGDFDATVIRLRRT, encoded by the coding sequence ATGTTGGAAATCGGCGCAGACGGCCGGACCTGGCTTCTCACCGGGCCCAGAAGCGGCTATGCCCTGCGGCTCACGGAGAACGACGAGCTGCTGCATCTGCACTGGGGTCCCCGGATCGCGCTCGCCGACGCCGAGGAGCTGGCCGCCCGGCAGCAGTTGCCGTACTGGCCGTTCGAGGCCCCGGTCGACGGACACGAGGAGTACCCCGTCGAGGGCGGTCCCCGGTTCGCCCGTCCCGCCCTCTCCGTACGCACGGACGAGCGGCGCGGCACCGAGTGGACCTTCCGCGAGTACGAGGCCGACGGCGACGAGCTGCGGCTGCGGTTCGCCGACGACGGACTCGGGATCACGCTGCACTACCGGATGCGCGACGACGTGATCGAGCGCTGGGTGACCCTCGCCAACGACGGGCCCGAGGTGGAACTGCTGCGGGCCGACTCGGCGACCTGGACGCTGCCACCGCGCGCCGAGGAGGCCGCCTGGCGGCTGTCCCAGCTGCACGGGCGATGGGCGGCCGAGTCCCGGCTCGTGCGCGGGGACCTCACCTACGGCGAGAAGGTCATCGGCAGCCGGCGCGGACACACCGGGCACCAGCACCTGCCCTGGGTCGCCCTGGACACCGACGCCACCGAGGAGCGCGGCGAGGTCTACGGCTGCGCCCTCGGCTGGTCGGGGTCCTGGCGGATCGCGGTCGCCCAACTCCCGGACGCGCGCGTACAGATCACCGGCGGCGCCGGATACGACGAGTCCGGTCTGCTGCGGCTGGACACGGGGGAGACGTTCACCACGCCCGTCTTCGCCGGCCTGTGGAGCGACGGCGGCCACGGCGGGGCCAGCCGCGCCTGGCACGCGTACCAGCGGACGTACGTCATCCCGGACGCGGACCAGGACCGGCCGGTGCTCTTCAACTCCTGGGAGGCCACCGAGTTCGACATCTCCGAGGAACAGCAGGGGACGCTCGCCCGGCGGGCGGCTGCCATCGGGGTCGAGCTGTTCGTCGTGGACGACGGCTGGTTCGGGGCGCGTACGAGCGACCGGGCCGGCCTCGGCGACTGGACACCCAATCCGGACCGCTTCCCGAAGGGGCTGAAGCCGCTCGCCGACTATGTGCGCACCCTCGGTATGCAGTTCGGCATCTGGGTCGAGCCCGAGATGATCAACCCGGACAGTGAGCTGTACCGGGCGCATCCCGAATGGGCACAGTTCCAACCAGGACGAAAGCGGACGGAGCTGCGTAATCAGCTCGTACTCAACCTCGCGCGCGAGGACGTCCAGGAATACCTCTGGGAACGGCTGGACACACTCCTGTCCAGCGCGCCGATCGACTATGTGAAGTGGGACTTCAATCGCTGCTTCACGGACGCCGGCTGGCCCGGGGAGCCGTACCCGCAGAAGCTGTGGGTGGAGCACGTGCGCGCCTTCTACGCCCTGCTGGACCGGCTGCGTGCCGCGCACCCGGGGGTGGCGTTCGAGTCGTGCTCGGGCGGCGGCGGCCGGATCGACCTCGGGGTGATGGCCCGGACGGATCAGGTGTGGACGTCCGACAACACCGATCCGCTCGACCGGCTCGCCATCCAGCACGGCTTCAGCCAGATCCACCCGGCCCGGACCATGGCCGCGTGGGTCACCGACAGCCCGAACAACCAGCTCAACGGCCGGGTCAGCACGTTGCGGTTCCGCTTCGTCAGCGCCATGGCGGGTGTGCTCGGCGTCGGCGGCGACCTCACCGAGTGGACGGAGGAGGAGCTGGCCGAGGCGGGGAGCTGGGTCGAGCTGTACAAGGAGATCCGGCCGGTCGTGCAGCGAGGGGACCTCTACCGGCTGCGGCCGCCGACAGGCGGACTGAGTGCCGTGCAGTACGTCCACGGCGACGAGATCGTCGTCCTCGCCTGGCTCCAGGCCCAGCACTACGGCGAGGCGCCGGCCCCGCTCCGGCTGCGCGGACTCGACCCGACAGAAACGTACGAGTGCCGCGAAACGGGCGAATCGCATCGAGGTGCCGTGCTGTTGCATCACGGATTGCGGACGGGGCTGCGCGGTGACTTCGATGCGACGGTTATCCGCCTGCGTCGCACTTGA